The Hyphomicrobium sp. 99 genome contains the following window.
TGCACGTCCGCTTCGTTGGAACTCGGATAAGGATCTTTGAATTTTTGCAACGCGCCGTGAGGAGTTGCCCGTATAGGCGCCTCCCGAAGGCAAATCGCGGAAGAAAACTTCGCCGAGATAAAGATAGTCGCCAATAAATTCCCAAATATGTTCCGTTGAGCGCGTAGCCGTCGCAAGGTAATCACTCAGAATTTTTACATTAGCGCGTGCCGTGCCGACGGACATTTCCTGAGACCATTTCACCGACATGGCAGCGGGATGGCGACGGTAACGCCACAAGACCTGCGGGATGACTCGCGTTTCATAACCCGCTTTGAAATATCGAAGCCAAAATTCCCAATCTTCCGCTTCGCCCCGTGTCAGGCCGCTGTTGTACCTCAACTCTTGGAACGACTGGGTATGCCCCATGTGGTTGTTCTTCAAATCGTTCCAGACGAAGTGCGAAAAATGCTGGAACACCGTCGGCGCGCGCACGCCCGTCTCACTGCCGAACATCTCGTACCAGCCCTGAACCGATCTGACGTTTTCAGAGAAGTTGCTCTGAATATACTTTCGGCTGACGGCGACGAAGTCAGGGAGAAGCAAATCGTCCGCATCGACGAACACGAACAGCGGCGTATCACAGGAGTCCAATAGGCGGTTTCGCGTTTCTGCAAGACCTCGCCAATTGAAATTGATCACCTCGACGTTTTTATAGGTCGCGGCCTTCTTTAAAATTTCGAGCGACTCCGGCTTCGAGCTTCCGTCGTTGCCGACGATGACCTTCGCGGGCATTTCCGATTGGCGAAGAGCGGATTCGATGGTGTCGAGGAGGAACCCATCCGGATTGCAAGCGGGAATGAGTACACTGACGGCCCAATCACTTTCTATCCGCGCGGGCGCGATGTACGTAGAAGCAGTCTTTGGAACCAGCTGTTCGTAGGCTTCCACATATCGCGCTGGCGCCGTGCGTTCCGCAACATGATGGATGATCTCCGGACGATCGTCCTCCATATGCCGGAAAAATTGATCGATCGGATAAGCTGAAATATCCCGCGAACCGGCGTCGACACAATATCTCTGTCTAAGCGCCGGCGGAATAAATTCGCTCTGCGCGCTACCGGCAAGCATCACCGGCGCGACACCACAAAGGATCGTCTCGGCAGCTGCGTAGCAGAACGTTTCCCTCGGCGACATATTGATAAGCACGTCGGCTTCGCCGACACGCTCGAGCGAAACCTCGCGAGGCTTTCCAGGAACAAACGAGACGCGATCGGAAAACGGATAGAACTCTCGCAGTATCTTCTGCTTGAACTCCTCCATCGGCACATCCATGGGTCGAACCGGCCCCACGAATTCGACGTTGAACTGCGGATGATAGTAGAGAAACCGCTTTGCAAGATCCGTGAATTGCGTAAGTCCCTTCGATACGATGACGGTTCCGTACCACAAGATCTTCGACGGATTCCACGTTGAGGAAACTTGCTTGGACACCAGATCCAAAGGCTCGGGAATGACCTCCATACGGTCCGCCGCAATATCCTGAGCAATAGTCAGACTTTTTGCAGCCGCTTCGGATGGGCAGATCACTTTGTCTGCCAGGCGAAAACATTGATATTCGAGATTGACGGATTGAAATGTCGATCGCGGAATAAACGCTTTTTGATGCCGCGCGATATTGTAAGTCGTACCGTGATTGAACACGGTAATCAGGCAATTCCGGAGCGACGGCTCAACGTTGCGACGCTGCAGCAGACAGTAAAGCGGCGCGCACCAGTCCGTCCCTTCAATGACATCGAACCCATGTTCCCGATGCAGCGCGAGGACCGCATCGGCCACCGTTGCCGATATGAAGAGGTTCCGATCTACCATCTTGTAGTCGTCGAATTTTATCGGCACCACATGAAGAAAATGCTTGAACTGGGTGGAGGTGCGAAAGCGCTTTCCACTATCGCGCCACGTGAGCACATGGCACTCGTGCCCGGCATTGTGGAGAGCGCTTGTCGCTTCTGAGAGATAAGTAGCAATACCAGCCGTCTCGCCAAAAGACGGTACTTCTGGACTCACGAATAAAATTTTCACCGATGCGTCTCCGTCGGAGATAATATCAATTGTAAAAATAAGTTGGACGCACACAAAAGCGCCGCATAAAGAGTGCAGCACATCCAGGAAAAAATCGGATGACTCTGCAATACACGCGGAGACGAATTGAAAAATACGCAAACAAGGAATGCGTCTGTCGTAACCGAAAGATCAGCCCACGTCTATGTTGGGAAAGCCACAGAAAAGCTCGTCAACAGAGCTTTTGCAGATCGATTCGCGAATTTGTATTTTCACTCATCACTGACCACAAGCGCTCAGTGATATTCGCGTCGGGCTGACAACCACAACAACTCTACGCGCATGCATCTCTCAGAGTAGAACAACTCGAACGCGTCTCTTAGCGTCGCATAGGACCGCCTTGCACAGCCGTCCAACATCGGATTTTTTCAAATCAATCAAAAGTCGAGAGCAGCTTCTAGCGCGCTCTGCCGAGGGTGACATAGCGGCTTCTCCCGCGAGCGCCCCTCGCGCGGCAACTCTTTCAATCCTCAAAAGAACGCGGAAATAATCCGTCTTTACAAAAGACGAGCAAATCTCCGATACGACCTCATCGCGGCAACGACGTCTCGGCCCATCTGTCGATCCGTCCTTCACGTGAAAGCAAAATCTTCGCGACGACGGCGCGGATTAAAAAGAGATGGGACGTTACGGAATTCATGTCAGCGCCGCTGCCGGGTAGAGCACAACAATTTTCAACGCGCGTCACTTTCTTCGTCGCAGGCTTCACACTCGCTGCGTGGGCGCCTCTCGTGCCCTACGTCAAGGATCAGAGCAATCTCAGCGATGCGACGTTGGGGCTCCTTCTCTTGTGCCTCGGCGCCGGCTCCGTCACCGCCATGCCGCTGGCCGGTATTTTGTCGAAGCGGTATGGCTGTCGCCCGATACTTCTCGCGGGCGCGCTGTTCATCGCATCCTCGCTGCCCGTACTGACGCTCTCCTCATCCGTTCCGCTCCTCGCCGTCATGCTCTTTGTCTTTGGCATGGGCGAGGGAACACTAGACTGCGTGATAAATGTCCAGGCGATCATCGTCGAGCGCGCAAGCGGCCGAGCAATGATGTCGGGCTTCCACGGCCTTTACAGTTTGGGAGGACTCGCCGGTGTCGGCGTGATGACACTGGTGTTGTCCTCGGGAGCGACACCCGCATTCGCCGCCATGATCGTCGTGGCGGTAACGATCGTCGCCATGGCCGCGGCAGCACCTTATTTGCTGACGTATGGCGCGGAAGGCGGCGGCCCAGCGTTCGCGATCCCGCACGGTGTAGTCCTGCTCATCGGGCTACTATGCTTCGTTGTCTTTCTGACGGAGGGCGCAGTTCTCGACTGGAGCGCGGTCTTCCTGACTGCAAACAGGAACGTCGATCCCGCCGTCGGCGGCCAGGGATATGCCGCCTTTGCACTCGCGATGACGATGGGCCGATTGACCGGCGACGCCGTCGTCGAACGCATGGGCCCCACGATCGTTCTGCTGGCGGGACCCCTCTGCGCCGCCTTCGGCCTCTTCACCGTCGCGATGGTGCCGTTTGCATGGGGTGCCGTGATCGGCTTTGGTCTCGTTGGAATCGGTTGCGCGAATGTCGTGCCGATTCTTTTCACAGCGGTCGGACGACAGACCAAAATGCCCGAGCACATTGCCGTACCCGCGATCACCATGCTCGGTTACGCGGGAATCTTGGCGGGCCCCGGAGCGATCGGCTTCATCGCGCAAGTGGTCGGCCTGCCTCTCGCGTTCGTCGTCGTCGCCGTACTTCTCATCGGCGTTGCCATCGGCGGCCGCTGGTTACGGGTGGATAACTGAACGCAGCTGAGACTAAGCCATTTGGTTCACTTTTGAGGCACCGAATATGTGCTTCGACACGTCGATCTCAGCCTCGGCCGGAATAAAGGACTGCCCGCCGCCCGCGTGGCAATGCGTAATCTCGCCAATGAAAAAATCGTTATCATCCGTATAAACGTCTATTCGCACCAGAGAAAAGTAAGCAGCGATAGCGTTTGCAGCAGCCACGATCTCATCGAGCTTCGCAGGCTTTTTGTCGACTTCGGCAAGCGGGTACCCCATCGAGCAGTTACAATCTTCCCACTTGGCCGTATAAAGCCTTCGCCGCCGGGAGCTCTTCGCGCGCCAGTTCCCGTACTGCCTGATGATGACTTTGACTTCGCCATAGCAAAACAGATTCAATTCGTAGAAATCTTGACCCTCAAAAATGGGCGGTTCGACGATGATTTTTGGCGCCAAGTCGCGATAATTGGCTTCGCGCTTCTTCTTGTAGTAGCTGTGTTTGAGCCAGCCGGCCAACACGTCATAATCTATTGGTTCGCCACGCTCCCTGAAAATGTTGAGCCCTGAAGCGTGCGTCGCTTTGATGAAGCACCGGTCTGGAAACTGGAATGCCTCCAGCTCGGATTGCGATCTTATAACTCCGATGGTCGGCACGTTATAAGATGGGCCAACAACGCCACTGATGAAGATCTTCCCCAGCTCCTTGTCCGTTGTAAACGTTCGAACGGGATCGCGCAGCTCGGGACCGGATTTAATCCGATACAAGACGTCGCTGAAAATCCAGTTCTTGGTTGGATATCGTCGGTGCCTCTTTATAAATTTGGCGAACGCATCGTTTCGCTCTTTCAGTCGGCTGCTTGGCAACAAATATCCGCCAATTCTGAGAACCCAATACGGAATTGTAATTTTGAAAAAATCTAACACCGCGCCTGCCACTTCAATTCCCTGCCTTAGATCTCATCACAACCCGAATTGACTGGCAGAACAACGCAAACACGCCGCTGAACCAGCCTCAGCACCTTGGTGCAAAACCGGGTCGTCCCTATAGCGCGCGCATCGACGTCGATGCGTTACTCAAGCGCCACACCGACGCGCGGAATGAATCACCGCTCATGCCCCGATCCTGAAGAGACATAGTTCCAAGACAATCGTTGTCTGAAATTTTTGGATCATGCGAGGTCATCATCTAGCGACCTGCGCCATCACCATGATCGGTTGCGCAGAAAGTCTCGCACGCCGCGCAGCGATCGGCTTCATCGCGCAGATGGTCGGCGTGTTTCCCACGTCCGTTGCGGTCGCGTTCTATCTATCGGCGGCCGCCGTTTGAAGGGTTTGAACCCAGCGACAAAATTGTTGAATGATCGGCCGCATCGTTTGCATTTCAATCCGCAACCAAAGTATCGCTTAAATTTTTTAGGCGATTTTCATGACCTATCGATACGCTCTCCGGGTTCGTCAAAACTTGGGGATCGACTAAGTCGCCTTCTCGATAAATGCCGGCGACCTAGGTATCGCGGAGATCACCCAAACTCGCTTTGATAATCACGAAAAGGCTGTCCCATCGACATCGCGACAAAGGACGATCATGTCCAAGGTTATGCCGAAAAGGGTCGCCAGCTTTATATTTTTCATAGTAATTCCTCCAATTGAAGAAACAGTTTGAAATGAAATTTAGGAGAGAGACTCCTTAGGACTGTCACACGGTCCCTCGACGAGGCGACTCATCGTTGGATGCGATTGCAATGGCCTCACGAACTCTTCTTATGTTCATCAATGCTATGGTATCAGGGCGTTCGGAAATTTATTAGTTAGGAGTTAGTGCAATGGCAGAGCCAGCAGTGAAACTTCCCGTAAAATCCGAAAATGAGACGCCGTCATACCGGGATTGGTGGCCAATACAGAATCTGCGTCGGCAACTGAGCGAGATCGTCGAGGATTTTGATCGCGGTTTTTTGCATTCGCCTTTCCGCGGCTCGCTTCTCGACGTTGAGCCGTTGAGGCGAGAGCTGACATGGGCATCAGCTCCGCCTGTTGACATCGTCGACAAAGACACGGCTTACGAGATTACCGCCGAGCTTCCTGGCCTTGACGAAAACAACATCGACGTGAAGGTCGCCAATGGAATGCTGACGATCAAGGGTGAAAAGAAGGAAGAGAAAGAAGAGAAGAAAAAAGATTATTATCTCTCCGAGCGTCGGTTTGGCTCTTTCGAGCGTCGCTTTAGTGTCCCGAAAGGTGTTGATACTGATAAGATCGCTGCGAGCTTTAAGAAGGGTGTCTTGACCGTAACTTTGCCGAAATCGACAGAAGCAAAGGCCGCCGAAAAGAAGATCGCAGTGAAAGCAGCTTGACCAGTTTGGTCTAAAAAGACCACCCTCGACGAGGATTGATGGTGCGGACTGCATCCAATCCTTGTTGGAGGTGTTGCTGGAACGCGCGTTGCTGCCTTCACTTTGCGTTTTGGCCTGCCCCTGATCACGATACCATCCGCTCGTTCTCGCGTTCGAGGTCCTTGAAGCGCTTGGCCTGATCGAGCTTCAAGCCACCGTACTCGCGGCGCCAGCGGTAGTAGCTCTGCTGCGAGACACTGATGCCTCGGCAGACCGTGCCGATCGCTTGACCTTGACTCAGTCGAGCCTCCGCTTCCCGCAGAAGCCCAATGATTTGCTCCGTCGTAAACCGTTCCGTGCCATTCCCTTTTCTCCTCAGTCGAGGTTGAAAATAGCCGGATTCGCTCAGTCAGCTTGGTACCGGTCTAGGAGAGCACGCTAGGCACGCACGATGATCACCTTGACCTCCATCACCGACGTAGACGCATCAAGCTAACCTAGACTTCGCTACGCTCGGAGCGATTCCGGCCGTCATCTGGACGTCAGGTTTGATCTGTCTATGAAGTCGGCTTAACGCTCCGCCATATCCGGCGCGGCTTGCACGCGCTTAATCAGCATAGCAGCCGTCTTCGCGATCCCTTCACTGGAGCTGAGCGATTGCCATTCAGTCTGCGTCGCGCTGTTCGCCTGTTGCCGTAAGACGCTTGGCGTTGCATCGGAGGGATCTCCAATGCGGCGGCTCACGCGATCAATAAGCAGCTCGAGCGGCGCATCCAGCCAGAAGCCATTGAAGGGAACCGTGTCAGGGACCGCCGCTTCAATCCGTTGCCGGTCTTCAGCGCGATCAAAGACGGCGTCGGCGATAACAGCGTGGCCGCTCTTCAGAAAAGTTGCCGCTGTCCGGGCTTGCTCCGCATAAACGCGTTTCGACACGCCGGGTTGATATGCTTCAGGCGGCAAACGCGTTTCTGCCGGGACGCCGTATAAGCGCTTGCGAATTCGATCACTGGAAAGCACACGGGCGCCTGGCGGCGGTCCTAACCGATGGGCGGCCGCTGCAGCAACGGATGACTTGCCGGACCCGCTCAGGCCACCAACAGCAACGAGCTGCGGTGGGCTAAAATTCAACAGATCGCCGGCAAGCTCAAAATAGGCGCTGGCTTCCTTGAACGCAGCTCCGCTTCTATCCGTGACTTGGACGCCGGCGACATGCGCGCGAACAGAAGCACGAACAGCCATGAAGAAAGGCAGGAGAGCGACACCATCATCTTCATCGGCAGCATCGAAATAACGATTGAACACCCAGTTTGCCTCGGCGCGAAGTCCCCGACCCCATAAGTCCATGAGCAGAAAGGCGAGATCGTAAAGCACGTCGATGGTGGCGAGATCATCATCGAATTCCAGGCAGTCGAAAAGCGTGGGAGAGCCATCAAGCAAGCAGATGTTTCGGAGGTGCAGATCTCCGTGGCAACGGCGCACTTTGCCAGATCTCTCGCGCTCATCCAGTAACCACCCCAACCGATCGAGCATCGCCTTGAGCTCCATTTCAAGGGCGTACGCCTGGTCAGCGCCAAAGATTCCCGCGGCCCTGATCGATTCCGAATTCATATCCAGGACAGCCGTCATGATCTCGCTACCCGATCGCCGATGATCGATTGCTGCATCTCGATGGAAGTCTGCGATCGCGATTGCCGTCTTGGAGAGGAGGGTAGGACCGAGTTCGTTCCGTTCAGCGATTTGGCTGAAGAGATCTCGTTGATCGAAGCGCACCATTTCAACAACGGAATCGACCAATTCTCCGTTGCCGTCGAATGTCAGGCGGCCGCTGGCTTCCCGTGTGATACGTCGCACGGCAACATAAAGGGACGGTGCGGTGCGCCGATTAAGTTCTAGTTCTCGCAGGCATGCAGACAGCCGCAGG
Protein-coding sequences here:
- a CDS encoding glycosyltransferase, which gives rise to MSPEVPSFGETAGIATYLSEATSALHNAGHECHVLTWRDSGKRFRTSTQFKHFLHVVPIKFDDYKMVDRNLFISATVADAVLALHREHGFDVIEGTDWCAPLYCLLQRRNVEPSLRNCLITVFNHGTTYNIARHQKAFIPRSTFQSVNLEYQCFRLADKVICPSEAAAKSLTIAQDIAADRMEVIPEPLDLVSKQVSSTWNPSKILWYGTVIVSKGLTQFTDLAKRFLYYHPQFNVEFVGPVRPMDVPMEEFKQKILREFYPFSDRVSFVPGKPREVSLERVGEADVLINMSPRETFCYAAAETILCGVAPVMLAGSAQSEFIPPALRQRYCVDAGSRDISAYPIDQFFRHMEDDRPEIIHHVAERTAPARYVEAYEQLVPKTASTYIAPARIESDWAVSVLIPACNPDGFLLDTIESALRQSEMPAKVIVGNDGSSKPESLEILKKAATYKNVEVINFNWRGLAETRNRLLDSCDTPLFVFVDADDLLLPDFVAVSRKYIQSNFSENVRSVQGWYEMFGSETGVRAPTVFQHFSHFVWNDLKNNHMGHTQSFQELRYNSGLTRGEAEDWEFWLRYFKAGYETRVIPQVLWRYRRHPAAMSVKWSQEMSVGTARANVKILSDYLATATRSTEHIWEFIGDYLYLGEVFFRDLPSGGAYTGNSSRRVAKIQRSLSEFQRSGRALNMKQRLALSLMRSLAHTFKT
- a CDS encoding MFS transporter, whose translation is MSAPLPGRAQQFSTRVTFFVAGFTLAAWAPLVPYVKDQSNLSDATLGLLLLCLGAGSVTAMPLAGILSKRYGCRPILLAGALFIASSLPVLTLSSSVPLLAVMLFVFGMGEGTLDCVINVQAIIVERASGRAMMSGFHGLYSLGGLAGVGVMTLVLSSGATPAFAAMIVVAVTIVAMAAAAPYLLTYGAEGGGPAFAIPHGVVLLIGLLCFVVFLTEGAVLDWSAVFLTANRNVDPAVGGQGYAAFALAMTMGRLTGDAVVERMGPTIVLLAGPLCAAFGLFTVAMVPFAWGAVIGFGLVGIGCANVVPILFTAVGRQTKMPEHIAVPAITMLGYAGILAGPGAIGFIAQVVGLPLAFVVVAVLLIGVAIGGRWLRVDN
- a CDS encoding ATP-grasp fold amidoligase family protein, with the protein product MAGAVLDFFKITIPYWVLRIGGYLLPSSRLKERNDAFAKFIKRHRRYPTKNWIFSDVLYRIKSGPELRDPVRTFTTDKELGKIFISGVVGPSYNVPTIGVIRSQSELEAFQFPDRCFIKATHASGLNIFRERGEPIDYDVLAGWLKHSYYKKKREANYRDLAPKIIVEPPIFEGQDFYELNLFCYGEVKVIIRQYGNWRAKSSRRRRLYTAKWEDCNCSMGYPLAEVDKKPAKLDEIVAAANAIAAYFSLVRIDVYTDDNDFFIGEITHCHAGGGQSFIPAEAEIDVSKHIFGASKVNQMA
- a CDS encoding Hsp20/alpha crystallin family protein, with amino-acid sequence MAEPAVKLPVKSENETPSYRDWWPIQNLRRQLSEIVEDFDRGFLHSPFRGSLLDVEPLRRELTWASAPPVDIVDKDTAYEITAELPGLDENNIDVKVANGMLTIKGEKKEEKEEKKKDYYLSERRFGSFERRFSVPKGVDTDKIAASFKKGVLTVTLPKSTEAKAAEKKIAVKAA
- a CDS encoding AAA family ATPase, with product MMIRQDQSEAIAFLSSLSDVTERHDTHISIIILSGKRAYKLKRSVCFPYLDFSTASLRLSACLRELELNRRTAPSLYVAVRRITREASGRLTFDGNGELVDSVVEMVRFDQRDLFSQIAERNELGPTLLSKTAIAIADFHRDAAIDHRRSGSEIMTAVLDMNSESIRAAGIFGADQAYALEMELKAMLDRLGWLLDERERSGKVRRCHGDLHLRNICLLDGSPTLFDCLEFDDDLATIDVLYDLAFLLMDLWGRGLRAEANWVFNRYFDAADEDDGVALLPFFMAVRASVRAHVAGVQVTDRSGAAFKEASAYFELAGDLLNFSPPQLVAVGGLSGSGKSSVAAAAAHRLGPPPGARVLSSDRIRKRLYGVPAETRLPPEAYQPGVSKRVYAEQARTAATFLKSGHAVIADAVFDRAEDRQRIEAAVPDTVPFNGFWLDAPLELLIDRVSRRIGDPSDATPSVLRQQANSATQTEWQSLSSSEGIAKTAAMLIKRVQAAPDMAER